In Dama dama isolate Ldn47 chromosome X, ASM3311817v1, whole genome shotgun sequence, one genomic interval encodes:
- the LOC133052751 gene encoding uncharacterized protein LOC133052751, producing MASSLASASLGPSWRPPGMPPAPAPSHRPLPRSPASPQQPLGEPKRQKPSQLPGPQTPTPPAPHHTPPASAQHANPRPRGGTSSGLQAAVTRTGALLAALAIPGDWDSLDRLARGPPPQLAPPARDRRKGGRGSGPAAPATVATAATVAAAAAAAAEAAAATVAEAVAEASVAEAEAEVEAEASVEEAVAEATLGEAVAALAEEEAEAALAAAAVAVVEASEAEAAAAAEWRRR from the exons ATGGCTTCCTCCTTGGCCTCTGCCTCCTTGGGTCCCTCTTGGCGGCCACCTGGAATG CCTCCCGCTCCCGCCCCCTCCCACCGCCCGCTGCCCCGCAGCCCCGCATCCCCGCAGCAGCCACTGGGGGAACCAAAGAGACAGAAGCCTTCCCAGCTGCCCGGACCACAGACGCCaacacccccagccccacaccaCACGCCGCCCGCCAGCGCCCAGCACGCTAACCCACGACCGAGGGGCGGCACCAGCAGCGGGCTGCAGGCTGCAGTGACTCGCACCGGCGCGCTCCTGGCAGCGCTAGCCATCCCAGGTGACTGGGACTCGCTAGATCGGCTGGCCCGGGGTCCTCCGCCCCAGCTCGCGCCCCCGGCCCGG GATCGCCGGAAGGGAGGTCGCGGCAGCGGCCCGGCGGCACCGGCGACCGTGGCGACAGCGGCGACagtggcggcggcggctgcggcggcggcggaggctgCGGCGGCGACCGTGGCAGAGGCGGTGGCGGAGGCCTCCGTGGCGGAGGCGGAAGCAGAGGTGGAGGCCGAGGCCTCAGTAGAGGAGGCAGTGGCGGAGGCCACCCTGGGGGAGGCGGTGGCAGCCCTGGCGGAGGAGGAGGCGGAGGCCGCCCTGGCGGCAGCGGCCGTGGCGGTGGTGGAGGCCAGCGAGGCcgaagccgccgccgccgcagag TGGCGGCGGCGGTAG
- the LOC133052037 gene encoding polyadenylate-binding protein 1-like 2, which translates to MGGGSEGNPDFPMASLYVGDLHPEVTEAMLYEKFSPAGPILSIRICRDKITRRSLGYAYVNYQQPVDAKRALETLNFDVIKGRPVRIMWSQRDPSLRKSGVGNVFIKNLGKTIDNKALYNIFSAFGNILSCKVACDEKGPKGYGFVHFQKQESAERAIDAMNGMFLNYRKIFVGRFKSHKEREAERGAWARQSTSADVKDFEEDTDEEATLR; encoded by the coding sequence ATGGGCGGGGGCTCTGAGGGGAACCCGGACTTTCCTATGGCCTCGCTGTACGTGGGCGACCTGCACCCTGAGGTGACAGAGGCAATGCTGTATGAGAAGTTCAGCCCGGCCGGGCCCATCCTCTCCATCCGCATATGCAGGGACAAGATCACCCGCCGCTCGTTGGGCTATGCGTATGTCAACTACCAGCAACCGGTGGACGCCAAGCGGGCCTTGGAGACCCTGAACTTTGATGTCATCAAGGGCAGGCCGGTGCGCATCATGTGGTCCCAGCGGGACCCCTCGCTCCGCAAGAGCGGAGTGGGCAACGTCTTCATCAAGAACCTGGGCAAGACCATCGACAACAAGGCTCTGTACAACATCTTCTCGGCGTTCGGCAACATCCTGTCCTGCAAAGTGGCCTGCGACGAAAAGGGGCCCAAGGGCTATGGGTTCGTGCACTTCCAAAAGCAGGAGTCCGCGGAGCGGGCCATAGATGCGATGAATGGCATGTTCCTGAACTACCGCAAAATTTTCGTTGGGAGATTCAAGTCGCATAAAGAACGAGAGGCCGAAAGGGGAGCCTGGGCCAGGCAATCCACCAGTGCTGACGTCAAGGATTTCGAGGAAGACACCGATGAGGAGGCCACCTTGCGATGA